From the genome of Arthrobacter sp. SLBN-122:
CCCAGCCTTACGGTGTCGGACATCTCGTACCTGATCAACGGCAGGGTGCGCGAGAACAGGACGGTGGCCAGGAGCCTGGCCCCGGTTGTCCCGGCGGGGACCGGGCTGCCCGCCTGGTCCACGGGCTCGATAATCACGAGGTCCTCGTAAACGTGCCGGTTCCGGTAGGTGCAGGGGGAAGCGATACCGGCCGTTTCGGTGGCGGCGTAGACGTCGAACGGGGCACGTCCCCACGCGGCTTCCAGTTCCGATGCGGCGCGGGGGCTGAGCACTTCGGAGGCTGACATGACCGCCTGCGGCGCAATGTGCAGCCGCCCGGCCTGCTGCTCTGCCGCGAGGGGTTTAAGCGCTGAGGCGTAGCCGACGAGGATCCTGGGCTGGAAGCGGTTCAGCGCGTCGACGTTCTGGTCCATGGGGGCGGTCACGTCCAGGCGGAGGGTGGGGATGATCCTGGAGCGCACAGAGGCGCCGACGACGGCTGACTGGTGGGTGGGCACGCGCGAGCTGACCAGGGCCACCTTCAGCGGCCGGGTCAGGCCGGCGGAGATCCCGGCCCAGTCATTCGCTCGGGCGTACGAGGCCAGGACCGAAGCCCATTCCGGGCGGTTCCAGACGAAGATTCCGTGGCGGCCGGTGGTCCCGGCCGTCGCCGCCGCCCACCACCGGCCCCGCCACGGCCGGCCGGGGTTCCCGCCGCTCCCGGCCAGGGACCGCAGATGCTCCTCCAAGTCCGCCAGCGTCAGATCCGGGGTGGTGATGGCCTCGTCGAAATGCTCCATCAGGTCGGCTTTGGTCACCGGCGGCAGCTGATCCAGCGGAGCGTCATGCAGGCCAGCGTGGTGCCGACGGTAGAACTCCGAGCCTGCGTAGGCGGCCCTGCGCAGCTCCTTCAGGGCATGGTCCTGATGGGCTGCGATCCGGACAGCATCCCAGCGGTCCCGCCTCCGCAACGCGGCCCGCAGGAACAGCACGTGGGAGACGAGGCGGAGGTCCACGGGTGCACCGCCTGACGGAAACGCCTGTCAGCCCTGCTTGACCAGCGCTGCCTCCAGGGTGATCTTCACCTTGTCGCTGACCAGCACACCGCCGGCTTCCAGGGCCGCGTTCCAGGTCAGGCCGAATTCCTTGCGGCTGATTTCGGCTTCTGCGGAAAAGCCGGCCCGGGTGGCGCCAAAGGGATCTACCGCAACGCCGGTGAACTCCACTTCAAGCTCCACGGGACGGGTGACGCCCTTGATGGTCAGGTCCCCCGTCAGGGTGTAATCCTCC
Proteins encoded in this window:
- a CDS encoding phenylacetate--CoA ligase family protein produces the protein MDLRLVSHVLFLRAALRRRDRWDAVRIAAHQDHALKELRRAAYAGSEFYRRHHAGLHDAPLDQLPPVTKADLMEHFDEAITTPDLTLADLEEHLRSLAGSGGNPGRPWRGRWWAAATAGTTGRHGIFVWNRPEWASVLASYARANDWAGISAGLTRPLKVALVSSRVPTHQSAVVGASVRSRIIPTLRLDVTAPMDQNVDALNRFQPRILVGYASALKPLAAEQQAGRLHIAPQAVMSASEVLSPRAASELEAAWGRAPFDVYAATETAGIASPCTYRNRHVYEDLVIIEPVDQAGSPVPAGTTGARLLATVLFSRTLPLIRYEMSDTVRLGRRGCPCGRSFTILEGIEGRIEDVLRLPGRTGVAHVHPNVFHRVLDQAAVAGWQVVQEPSGLRVLLAGLTPGQSVEGIRAAVADALLTAGALHTPVDVKVVAQLERTALGKAPMVRALRDQP